In Ipomoea triloba cultivar NCNSP0323 chromosome 15, ASM357664v1, one genomic interval encodes:
- the LOC116006340 gene encoding probable receptor-like protein kinase At1g80640, producing the protein MKRNVVVMFVDFPFWVLHLSTLTSVYARADPPLSSMSAPISSPLYASASATYSPGIEIVSSKHMDPNRKLFIALIAASVVLLGAIILVMGCLWRIYQCKKGVEETIHTSDDIVKGKPPFPSSASAPYVNCSKEKSCVKKCVSLMEYETLESATNNFQETEILGKGGFSCVYKGKLEDNLFVAVKKLQEGVTQDDAIQEFETEVELLSKIQHPNVISLFGYSIRADTRLIVYELMENGSLEDQLHGPSRGSALTWHLRMKIALGIASGLEYLHECCNPPIIHRDLKSSNILLDPNFNAKLSDFGLAVPDGAQNKNDAKLSGTLGYVAPEYLLDGKLTDKSDVYAFGVVLLELLLGRRAMEKVAQGQCQSIVSWAMPELTDRSKLPNIVDSVIRNTMDLKHLYQVAAVAVLCVQPEPSYRPLITDVLHSLIPLVPIELGGTLRASATAQN; encoded by the exons ATGAAGAGGAATGTTGTAGTAATGTTTGTGGATTTTCCCTTTTGGGTCCTTCATCTCTCTACTCTCACATCAGTTTATGCCAGAGCAGACCCTCCTCTTTCTTCCATGTCTGCACCCATTTCTTCACCATTATATGCATCAGCATCAGCAACCTACTCTCCAG GGATTGAAATAGTAAGCAGCAAGCATATGGATCCCAATAGGAAATTATTTATAGCACTCATTGCTGCTTCTGTTGTGCTGCTGGGTGCAATCATCTTGGTGATGGGTTGTTTGTGGAGGATTTATCAATGCAAGAAGGGAGTTGAGGAAACTATTCACACTTCAG ATGATATAGTTAAAGGGAAGCCTCCATTCCCATCATCAGCCTCAGCCCCATATGTGAACTGCTCAAAGGAAAAGTCATGTGTGAAAAAATGTGTGTCTTTGATGGAGTACGAGACGCTAGAATCGGCCACAAACAATTTCCAGGAAACCGAAATCTTGGGGAAAGGGGGGTTCAGTTGTGTATACAAGGGCAAGCTGGAAGACAACTTGTTTGTAGCTGTGAAGAAGCTACAAGAAGGGGTAACTCAAGATGATGCCATACAAGAATTTGAG ACCGAGGTGGAGTTATTGAGTAAAATTCAGCATCCGAATGTGATTTCTTTGTTCGGGTATAGCATCCGTGCTGATACAAGGCTCATCGTGTATGAGTTGATGGAAAATGGATCTCTCGAAGATCAACTACATG GACCTTCCCGGGGATCAGCATTAACGTGGCATCTCAGGATGAAAATCGCGCTGGGGATAGCGAG TGGATTAGAATATTTGCATGAATGCTGCAATCCACCCATAATCCATCGAGATCTGAAATCCTCTAATATCCTTCTGGATCCCAACTTCAATGCCAAG CTTTCAGATTTTGGCCTCGCTGTGCCAGATGGGGCCCAAAACAAGAACGATGCCAAGCTCTCGGGAACCTTAGGATATGTAGCTCCAGAGTACCTATTAGACG GAAAGTTAACTGATAAAAGCGATGTTTATGCATTTGGAGTTGTACTTTTGGAGCTTCTACTAGGAAGAAGGGCGATGGAGAAAGTGGCACAAGGTCAGTGCCAATCCATTGTGTCATGG GCGATGCCAGAGCTCACAGATAGATCAAAGCTCCCGAACATCGTGGATTCAGTGATCAGAAATACAATGGATTTAAAGCATTTATACCAG GTTGCAGCAGTAGCTGTGCTGTGTGTCCAACCGGAGCCAAGTTATCGTCCATTGATAACAGATGTGTTGCATTCTCTTATCCCCCTCGTTCCCATCGAGCTAGGCGGGACGCTTAGAGCTTCTGCTACTGCACAAAACTAG